The following are from one region of the Staphylococcus argenteus genome:
- a CDS encoding Mini-ribonuclease 3, whose amino-acid sequence MDNQQDYQIKLLNPLTLAYMGDAVLDQYVRNYIVMKLKSKPNKLHQMSKKYVSAKSQAQTLELLIEHKWFTEEEMAILKRGRNAKSHTKAKNTDVQTYRKSSALEAVIGFLYLDKREERLEALLNKIITIVNER is encoded by the coding sequence GTGGATAACCAACAAGATTATCAAATAAAGTTATTAAATCCATTAACTCTAGCATATATGGGAGACGCAGTTTTAGATCAATATGTACGTAACTATATTGTTATGAAACTTAAAAGTAAGCCGAATAAATTACATCAAATGTCAAAAAAATATGTATCTGCAAAAAGCCAAGCTCAGACGCTAGAACTTCTAATTGAACATAAATGGTTTACAGAAGAAGAAATGGCGATTTTAAAGCGAGGACGTAATGCGAAAAGTCATACTAAAGCAAAGAATACCGATGTTCAAACTTATCGTAAAAGTTCTGCATTGGAAGCTGTTATCGGTTTCCTTTATTTGGATAAGAGAGAAGAACGATTAGAAGCATTATTAAATAAAATTATAACCATAGTTAATGAAAGGTAG